Proteins encoded together in one Salarchaeum sp. JOR-1 window:
- a CDS encoding ABC transporter permease — MNRLAYLLKRILLSIPVVIFGTSLTFIILYAGPIDPVSAILGRGNANGPAAAEIRRKLNLNEPLWSRYFDFMADLLTFNLGQSYVFSPSTPAFEIVLQFLPRTMWMGAWAVLIPLFIGIPLGFYAGLNPNTLGDYTASFSGIVWRAMPNFWLAVIFMSVLSSSENATIGIVNFLNSLPAVSGVQPFNWEAWIVQTKVIGPPELSQLLGPNTTLGLPMPNWENLLAATKKILPASIVLGSASMGNEMRIGRTAMLESKNSNYVEMAKAKGLPPRTIVWKHIFRNALIPLVPVITAEAFVLVGGSVLIEYVFAINGIGYVFLQAMMNGDIPLAGALMYVFILLLVIMNIVQDILYTVIDPRVGFEGQ, encoded by the coding sequence ATGAACAGGCTCGCCTACCTCCTCAAACGAATCCTCCTCTCGATCCCCGTCGTCATCTTCGGGACGTCCCTGACGTTCATCATCCTGTACGCAGGGCCGATCGACCCGGTATCGGCGATTCTCGGTCGCGGGAACGCGAACGGTCCCGCCGCCGCGGAGATCCGACGGAAACTGAACCTGAACGAACCGCTCTGGAGTCGCTACTTCGACTTCATGGCAGACCTCCTGACGTTCAACCTCGGGCAGTCCTACGTGTTCTCGCCCTCCACGCCCGCCTTCGAAATCGTCCTCCAGTTCCTCCCGCGGACGATGTGGATGGGCGCGTGGGCGGTCCTCATCCCGCTGTTCATCGGGATTCCGCTCGGGTTCTACGCGGGACTCAACCCGAACACGCTCGGCGACTACACCGCCTCGTTCAGCGGTATCGTCTGGCGCGCGATGCCGAACTTCTGGCTCGCGGTCATCTTCATGTCCGTCCTCTCCAGTTCGGAGAACGCCACCATCGGCATCGTGAACTTCCTCAACAGCCTCCCCGCCGTGAGCGGCGTTCAGCCGTTCAACTGGGAGGCCTGGATCGTCCAGACGAAAGTCATCGGCCCGCCCGAGCTCAGCCAGCTCCTCGGCCCGAACACGACGCTCGGTCTGCCGATGCCGAACTGGGAGAACCTGCTCGCCGCGACGAAGAAAATCCTCCCGGCGTCCATCGTGCTCGGGTCGGCGTCGATGGGGAACGAGATGCGTATCGGCCGCACCGCCATGCTCGAATCGAAGAACTCGAACTACGTCGAGATGGCGAAGGCGAAGGGCTTGCCGCCGCGCACCATCGTCTGGAAGCACATCTTCCGGAACGCCCTCATCCCCCTGGTGCCCGTCATCACGGCCGAGGCGTTCGTGCTCGTCGGCGGGAGCGTGCTCATCGAGTACGTGTTCGCCATCAACGGTATCGGCTACGTGTTCCTGCAAGCGATGATGAACGGCGACATCCCGCTTGCGGGCGCGCTCATGTACGTCTTCATCCTGCTGCTCGTCATCATGAACATCGTTCAAGACATCCTGTACACGGTAATCGACCCACGGGTCGGTTTCGAGGGACAATAG
- a CDS encoding ABC transporter substrate-binding protein — protein sequence MTDNDTVSRRRFLQATGGAATAAALAGCSGSSDTTTKDTTGTTDGGDTGSSDKTYRRTNSTITTLDPVASTDEASAYLIHQMYDTLTVYPNAYTTAETFLATGYELNDDSTVITFDLKEDVTFHDGSSFTASDMVYSWERLAASDSSRRASFLLDVLGVTHEENDDGSYVSGSLGVEAVDQTTFKVELTQPFYAALEMMAYDPFAAQKEGYVGDIDGYDGEVSQSEYATTSPMGTGPFTLGKWTKGTEATLERYDDFHGETAKIAGVHFQIVEKTNALYTYATKNVNADHPSVPSSKYDPDKITLEGTDENGHPYGTYGPLVNDLTADYYRTSELVTYYYAFNTDKVIKPARKAFAYAFSARQMVNTVFGRPYKPAYFFLPPGLYPGGASAYNEAAKDYPYGYGESQTAETMLQKAREVMEEAGYSQDNKYEFTMTSYQSQTWSEETKLMRDKLASCHIKMNYEQVPFATLTERGRNGNLEGYTLGWGADYPGGDNFLQLMAPQFSQVDQDDAVSYTNWEGTDAAQQAREAWNTITENYGLTEEAQQARAEAYVDMEKANWEDAVFVNCFHLNAEHMSYPWVDKPRVGPMGTASTKFNQVSIGDRGQYE from the coding sequence ATGACAGACAATGACACCGTCAGCCGGCGTCGCTTCCTGCAGGCGACCGGCGGCGCGGCGACGGCAGCCGCGCTCGCGGGCTGTTCCGGCAGCTCGGACACGACGACGAAGGATACCACGGGTACGACCGACGGCGGCGACACCGGGAGTTCGGACAAGACGTACCGGAGGACGAACTCCACCATCACGACGCTCGACCCCGTCGCCTCGACGGACGAGGCGTCCGCGTATCTCATCCACCAGATGTACGATACGCTGACCGTCTACCCGAACGCGTACACGACAGCGGAGACCTTCCTCGCGACGGGCTACGAACTCAACGACGACAGCACCGTCATCACGTTCGACCTCAAGGAGGACGTCACGTTCCACGACGGCTCGTCGTTCACGGCGTCCGACATGGTGTACTCGTGGGAGCGCCTCGCGGCCTCCGACAGCAGCCGCCGCGCCTCGTTCCTGCTCGACGTGCTCGGCGTCACGCACGAGGAGAACGACGACGGCTCCTACGTCTCCGGTTCGCTCGGCGTCGAAGCCGTCGACCAGACCACGTTCAAGGTCGAGCTCACGCAGCCGTTCTACGCGGCGCTCGAAATGATGGCGTACGACCCCTTCGCGGCCCAGAAGGAGGGCTACGTCGGCGACATCGACGGCTACGACGGCGAGGTCAGCCAGTCCGAGTACGCGACCACGAGCCCGATGGGAACCGGTCCGTTCACGCTCGGGAAGTGGACGAAGGGAACCGAAGCGACCCTCGAACGCTACGACGACTTCCACGGCGAGACCGCGAAGATTGCGGGCGTTCACTTCCAGATCGTCGAGAAGACGAACGCGCTCTACACGTACGCGACGAAGAACGTCAACGCGGACCACCCGTCCGTGCCGTCCTCGAAGTACGACCCGGACAAGATTACCCTCGAGGGCACGGACGAGAACGGCCACCCCTACGGGACGTACGGTCCGCTCGTCAACGACCTGACCGCGGACTACTACCGCACGTCAGAGCTCGTCACGTACTACTACGCGTTCAACACGGACAAGGTCATCAAGCCGGCGCGGAAGGCGTTCGCGTACGCGTTCAGCGCGCGCCAGATGGTCAACACCGTGTTCGGCCGTCCGTACAAGCCCGCGTACTTCTTCCTGCCTCCGGGTCTCTACCCCGGCGGCGCGTCCGCCTACAACGAGGCGGCGAAGGACTACCCGTACGGGTACGGCGAGAGTCAGACGGCGGAGACGATGCTCCAGAAGGCCCGCGAGGTCATGGAGGAAGCCGGTTACAGCCAGGACAACAAGTACGAGTTCACCATGACCTCCTACCAGTCCCAGACGTGGTCTGAGGAGACGAAACTCATGCGTGATAAGCTCGCGTCCTGCCACATCAAGATGAACTACGAGCAGGTGCCGTTCGCGACGCTCACCGAGCGCGGCCGGAACGGCAACCTCGAAGGGTACACGCTCGGCTGGGGTGCGGACTACCCCGGCGGCGACAACTTCCTCCAGCTCATGGCCCCGCAGTTCTCGCAGGTCGACCAGGACGACGCGGTCTCCTACACGAACTGGGAGGGCACTGACGCCGCCCAGCAGGCCCGCGAAGCCTGGAACACGATCACGGAGAACTACGGCCTGACCGAGGAGGCGCAGCAGGCGCGCGCCGAGGCCTACGTGGACATGGAGAAGGCGAACTGGGAGGACGCGGTGTTCGTCAACTGCTTCCACCTCAACGCCGAGCACATGTCGTACCCCTGGGTCGACAAGCCGCGCGTCGGTCCGATGGGGACGGCGTCCACGAAGTTCAACCAGGTTTCCATCGGCGACCGCGGGCAGTACGAGTAA
- a CDS encoding PPC domain-containing DNA-binding protein: MDYREVTTSREFVARMEHGADWREEIEGLARDEGVEAGWFVAMGAVQDAELWYYDQDEFEYKPARFDEPMEVAACVGNVSLLDGDVFAHTHAVLSRKSGQALAGHLDRATVFAGEVSLREFETPLEREHDDVTDLDLWL, translated from the coding sequence ATGGACTACCGCGAAGTCACCACGAGCCGCGAGTTCGTCGCGCGCATGGAACACGGCGCGGACTGGCGCGAGGAGATAGAGGGACTCGCGCGCGACGAGGGCGTCGAAGCCGGCTGGTTCGTCGCGATGGGGGCCGTCCAGGACGCGGAACTCTGGTACTACGACCAGGACGAGTTCGAGTACAAGCCCGCGCGGTTCGACGAGCCGATGGAGGTCGCGGCGTGCGTCGGGAACGTCTCGCTGCTCGACGGCGACGTGTTCGCGCACACGCACGCGGTGCTGTCCCGGAAGTCCGGGCAGGCGCTCGCCGGCCACCTCGACCGCGCGACGGTGTTCGCGGGCGAGGTCTCCCTCCGCGAGTTCGAGACGCCGCTCGAACGCGAGCACGACGACGTGACTGACCTCGACCTCTGGCTGTAG
- the serA gene encoding phosphoglycerate dehydrogenase translates to MKVLVTDPIADAGLERLHDAGHDVVEAYEAEGDALLDAVADANGLIVRSGTEVTREVFEHAPDLQIVGRAGIGVDNIDIDAATDHGVIVANAPEGNVRAAAEHTVAMMFATARSIPQAHTRLTDGEWAKGDFLGTELNGKTLGIVGLGRVGQEVAKRLSGVGMNLVAYDPYIGEDRANQLGAELVDLDACLDAADFVTVHVPLTDETHHLLGEDELAQIEGGYLVNVARGGVVDETALADAVEDGVLKGAALDVFEDEPLTADSPLLDVEDIITTPHLGASTEAAQEHVATTTADQVVAALADQPVLNALNAPSVDETAYERIEPYIELAETAGKVAAQLFGERIDRIEVTYAGDIADEDLDLVTASAQKGVFEPLEWNVNAVNAPRVAEERGIDVTESKTHTTEDFQSLLTVTVGVDDRELSVSGTLFTGDEPRLVSIDGYRVDAIPHGTMLVARNRDEPGVIGLIGTVLGESDINIAGMFNARETIGGEALTVYNLDNPVPEDVRDELVADDRIISVQEIDLNGD, encoded by the coding sequence ATGAAGGTACTCGTCACCGATCCCATCGCGGACGCCGGTCTGGAGCGACTACACGACGCAGGCCACGACGTCGTCGAAGCGTACGAAGCCGAGGGTGACGCCCTCCTCGACGCCGTCGCCGACGCGAACGGACTCATCGTCCGCTCCGGCACCGAAGTCACCCGCGAGGTGTTCGAACACGCGCCCGACCTCCAAATCGTCGGCCGCGCCGGCATCGGCGTGGACAACATCGACATCGACGCCGCCACCGACCACGGCGTCATCGTCGCCAACGCACCCGAAGGCAACGTCCGCGCCGCCGCCGAACACACCGTCGCGATGATGTTCGCCACCGCCCGCTCCATCCCGCAAGCCCACACCCGTCTCACTGACGGCGAGTGGGCGAAAGGCGACTTCCTCGGCACGGAACTCAACGGCAAGACCCTCGGCATCGTCGGATTGGGCCGCGTCGGCCAGGAGGTCGCGAAACGACTCAGCGGCGTCGGCATGAACCTCGTCGCTTACGACCCCTACATCGGCGAGGACCGCGCGAACCAGCTCGGCGCGGAACTCGTCGACCTCGACGCCTGCCTCGACGCCGCTGACTTCGTTACCGTCCACGTCCCGCTCACGGACGAGACCCACCACCTCCTCGGCGAGGACGAACTCGCGCAGATAGAGGGCGGCTACCTCGTCAACGTCGCGCGCGGCGGCGTCGTCGACGAAACCGCGCTCGCCGACGCCGTCGAGGACGGCGTGCTCAAGGGCGCGGCGCTCGACGTGTTCGAGGACGAACCGCTCACCGCCGACTCGCCGCTGCTCGACGTCGAGGACATCATCACCACGCCCCACCTCGGCGCGTCGACGGAGGCCGCCCAGGAGCACGTCGCCACCACGACCGCAGACCAGGTCGTCGCAGCGCTCGCCGACCAGCCCGTGCTGAACGCGCTGAACGCGCCGAGCGTCGACGAGACCGCGTACGAGCGCATCGAGCCCTACATCGAACTCGCCGAGACGGCGGGAAAGGTCGCCGCCCAGCTGTTCGGCGAGCGCATCGACCGCATCGAGGTGACGTACGCGGGCGACATCGCCGACGAAGACCTCGACCTCGTGACGGCGAGCGCGCAGAAGGGCGTCTTCGAACCCCTCGAGTGGAACGTGAACGCCGTCAACGCACCCCGCGTCGCCGAGGAACGCGGCATCGACGTGACCGAATCCAAGACGCACACGACCGAGGACTTCCAGAGCCTCCTCACCGTCACCGTCGGCGTCGACGACCGCGAACTCTCCGTCTCCGGCACGCTCTTCACGGGCGACGAACCCCGACTCGTCTCCATCGACGGCTACCGCGTCGACGCCATCCCGCACGGCACGATGCTCGTCGCTCGCAACCGCGACGAACCCGGCGTCATCGGCCTCATCGGCACCGTGCTCGGCGAGAGCGACATCAACATCGCCGGCATGTTCAACGCCCGCGAAACCATCGGCGGCGAAGCCCTCACCGTCTACAACCTCGACAACCCCGTCCCCGAGGACGTGCGCGACGAACTCGTCGCCGACGACCGCATCATCTCCGTCCAGGAAATCGACCTGAACGGCGACTAA
- a CDS encoding histidine kinase N-terminal 7TM domain-containing protein encodes MQVTPEVWVSSLSGAAALLVAGYSWRLRSAPGARALTAFLLAAALWAAGNAAQAAATTLPQKLVAVDVQYVGIAVAPVAWVVFAARYADRDSWLTPRTLGLLCVVPLVTLTVAWTNDSHALLRTGAALERAGGVVTLTREFGPWFWVAWAYFGVTNTIGTGLLLAALVRSPPAFRGQVVAVLAGVSVPAVAQVAYFAGASAFEPEAFVGVTALAFGYALSQHSLLDVVPVARDTLVEELDDGVLVVDATGRVVDANRAATRLLDTTDVVGEPVGRVLSDRLDGEAPVSVTDAEGRERWVAVTESGLDNDGTLVRVRDVTDLERKRRELARENDRLNRVADTISHDVRSPLTVASGSLALARETGDAEDFERAARALDRVERVVDSTVRAARTDLGVPERERVDLGSVARDAWETSETGDAALEVESTGTVLADRAQVRSLLENLFRNAVAHGDATTVTVRATDAGFVVADDGTGIAAGERGRVFDTGYTTSDAGTGLGLSIVQAIADAHGWIVSLDAAETGGARFAFDTGSETRAAQQQKAERRD; translated from the coding sequence ATGCAGGTAACGCCCGAGGTCTGGGTGTCGTCGCTGTCCGGAGCAGCGGCGCTGCTCGTCGCCGGCTACTCGTGGCGGCTCCGGTCCGCGCCGGGCGCGCGAGCGCTCACCGCGTTCCTGCTTGCGGCCGCGCTGTGGGCGGCCGGGAACGCCGCGCAGGCCGCGGCGACGACGCTCCCCCAGAAGCTCGTGGCGGTGGACGTCCAGTACGTGGGTATCGCCGTCGCACCGGTCGCGTGGGTGGTGTTCGCCGCGCGGTACGCCGACCGTGATAGCTGGCTCACCCCGCGGACGCTCGGACTCCTCTGCGTCGTCCCGCTGGTGACGCTCACGGTCGCGTGGACGAACGACAGCCACGCTCTCCTGCGAACGGGCGCCGCGCTCGAACGCGCGGGTGGCGTCGTCACGCTCACCCGCGAGTTCGGACCGTGGTTCTGGGTGGCGTGGGCGTACTTCGGCGTGACGAACACCATCGGGACGGGACTCCTGCTCGCCGCGCTCGTTCGGTCGCCGCCCGCGTTCCGCGGGCAGGTCGTCGCCGTTCTCGCGGGCGTGAGCGTGCCCGCGGTCGCGCAGGTCGCGTACTTCGCGGGCGCGAGCGCGTTCGAACCGGAGGCGTTCGTCGGCGTCACGGCGCTCGCGTTCGGGTACGCCCTCTCCCAGCACTCGCTCCTCGACGTGGTGCCGGTCGCGCGGGACACGCTCGTGGAGGAACTCGACGACGGCGTGCTCGTCGTGGACGCGACCGGGCGCGTCGTGGACGCGAACCGCGCGGCGACCCGGCTGCTCGACACGACTGACGTGGTCGGCGAGCCCGTCGGGCGCGTGCTCTCCGACCGCCTCGACGGCGAGGCGCCGGTCTCGGTGACGGACGCTGAGGGGCGGGAGCGCTGGGTGGCCGTCACGGAGAGCGGGCTCGACAACGACGGCACGCTCGTCCGAGTGCGGGACGTGACCGACCTCGAACGCAAGCGCCGCGAGCTCGCGCGGGAGAACGACCGCCTGAACCGGGTCGCCGACACCATCAGTCACGACGTGCGGAGTCCGCTCACGGTCGCGTCGGGGTCGCTCGCGCTCGCCCGGGAGACCGGGGACGCGGAGGACTTCGAGCGGGCGGCGCGCGCGCTCGACCGCGTGGAGCGCGTGGTGGACAGCACCGTGCGGGCGGCGCGCACCGACCTCGGCGTCCCGGAGCGCGAACGCGTCGACCTCGGGTCGGTGGCGCGTGACGCGTGGGAGACGAGCGAGACCGGGGACGCCGCGCTCGAGGTCGAGTCCACGGGAACCGTGCTCGCGGATCGCGCGCAGGTTCGGAGTCTGCTGGAGAACCTCTTCCGGAACGCGGTCGCGCACGGCGACGCCACCACCGTCACGGTGCGCGCGACGGACGCGGGGTTCGTCGTCGCGGACGACGGCACGGGAATCGCGGCGGGCGAACGCGGGCGCGTGTTCGACACGGGGTACACGACGAGCGACGCCGGAACCGGGCTCGGGCTCTCCATCGTGCAGGCCATCGCTGACGCACACGGCTGGATCGTCTCGCTGGACGCTGCGGAGACGGGCGGCGCGCGCTTCGCGTTCGACACGGGTTCCGAGACGCGAGCCGCGCAGCAGCAAAAAGCCGAGCGTAGGGATTAG
- the thrC gene encoding threonine synthase: MTDLSLDVSTPPEADDGVWLACIECGNAVAPFDDVVYRCPDCDGLLEARYDEYPDWSEFEGRGVWRYSAALPFEEGVSIEEGDTPLYTAPGIEDDLGLADLRVKHEGMNPTGSFKDRGMTLGVKVADELGVGRLACASTGNTSAALACYGTRAGKQVLVLLPAGKVAAGKVAQASLHGAKICEVDGNFDDCLDVVAELADRGEAYLLNSLNPFRLEGQKTIGLEILEQSKAETGEYPDRIALPVGNAGNTAALYKCFRELVAAGAMDESEMPKLTGVQAAGAAPMVEAIENDWDEVQPWDEVETRATAIRIGNPVNAPKALPGIRATDGTAVAVGDDEITDAQRALAREGVGVEPASAASIAGVRKLREAGEIDADEQVVCLTTGHLLKDPDAAAAAGSEPVPVPADADGVLDAL; this comes from the coding sequence ATGACAGACCTCAGTCTCGACGTGTCGACGCCGCCCGAGGCGGACGACGGCGTCTGGCTCGCGTGCATCGAGTGCGGGAACGCGGTCGCGCCGTTCGACGACGTGGTGTATCGGTGTCCCGACTGCGACGGCCTGCTGGAAGCCAGATACGACGAGTACCCGGACTGGAGCGAGTTCGAGGGACGCGGCGTCTGGCGGTACAGCGCGGCGCTCCCGTTCGAGGAGGGCGTGAGCATCGAGGAGGGCGACACGCCGCTCTACACGGCTCCCGGCATCGAGGACGACCTCGGCCTCGCCGACCTCCGCGTGAAACACGAGGGCATGAACCCGACGGGGTCGTTCAAGGACCGCGGGATGACGCTCGGCGTGAAGGTCGCGGACGAACTCGGCGTCGGCCGCCTCGCCTGCGCCTCCACCGGAAACACGTCCGCGGCGCTCGCGTGCTACGGCACCCGCGCCGGCAAGCAAGTGCTCGTCCTGCTACCGGCGGGGAAGGTCGCGGCCGGGAAGGTCGCGCAGGCGAGCCTGCACGGCGCGAAAATCTGCGAAGTCGACGGGAACTTCGACGACTGCCTCGACGTGGTCGCGGAGCTCGCGGACAGGGGTGAAGCGTACCTCCTGAACAGCCTGAATCCGTTCCGGCTGGAGGGCCAGAAGACCATCGGGCTCGAAATCCTCGAGCAGTCGAAGGCCGAAACGGGCGAGTACCCCGACCGCATCGCGCTCCCGGTGGGGAACGCGGGGAACACGGCGGCATTGTACAAGTGCTTCCGCGAGCTCGTCGCGGCGGGCGCGATGGACGAGTCGGAGATGCCGAAGCTCACGGGCGTGCAGGCCGCGGGCGCGGCCCCGATGGTCGAAGCCATAGAGAACGACTGGGACGAAGTCCAGCCGTGGGACGAGGTGGAGACGCGCGCGACCGCCATCCGCATCGGCAACCCCGTGAACGCGCCGAAGGCTCTGCCGGGGATTCGCGCGACCGACGGCACCGCCGTCGCCGTCGGGGACGACGAAATCACGGACGCCCAGCGGGCGCTCGCCCGAGAGGGCGTCGGCGTCGAGCCCGCGTCCGCCGCCTCGATTGCGGGCGTCCGGAAGCTCCGCGAGGCGGGCGAAATCGACGCGGACGAACAGGTGGTGTGTCTCACCACCGGCCACCTCCTCAAGGATCCGGACGCCGCGGCCGCCGCCGGGTCGGAGCCGGTTCCGGTGCCCGCGGACGCGGACGGCGTCCTCGACGCGCTCTAG